The following are from one region of the Passer domesticus isolate bPasDom1 chromosome 13, bPasDom1.hap1, whole genome shotgun sequence genome:
- the PCYOX1L gene encoding prenylcysteine oxidase-like, which produces MAPPLRAALPLPLPLLPALAALLAALPAAPAARAAPRSIAVVGAGLGGSASAYFLQQHFGPQVQLDVYEAAGVGGRLATVTVNKQQYESRGASIHALSLHMQDFVKILGLKQRREVAGKSAIFSGEHFVLEETDWYLLNLFRLWWHYGISFLRLQMWVEEVMEKFMRIYKYQAHGYAFSSLEELLRSLGGEAFVNMTQRSVAESLLEVGVTQRFVDDVIAAVLRSSYGQSVLVPAFAGAMSLAGAQGSTWAVEGGNKLVCSGLLKLTKANVISARVTGISLHSSEGRALYQVHYESTEGQGSAFYDLVVLTTPLHPGRTNFTFDNFHPAIADFPGAFQPSVTSVVHGYLNSSYFGFPDPKLFPFTSILTTDTPDLFFHAMDNICPVNISAAFRRKQPQEAAVWRVLSPQPLDKPQLKTLFRSYYSVQVAEWQTYPRYDAAKALPPIVLHESLFYLSGVEWVASSMEMMAVAAKNVALLAYNRWHQELDKIDQKDLMHKVKTEL; this is translated from the exons ATGGCCCCGCCGCTCCGGGccgcgctgccgctgccgctgccgctgctgccggcCCTGGCCGCGCTGCTGGCCGCGCTGccggccgcgcccgccgcccgcgccgcgccgcgctcCATCG CCGTGGTGGGCGCCGGGCTGGGGGGCTCGGCCTCCGCGtacttcctgcagcagcacttcGGGCCGCAGGTGCAGCTGGACGTGTACGAGGCGGCGGGCGTGGGCGGGCGCCTGGCCACCGTCACCGTCAACAAGCAGCAGTATGAGAGCCGGGGAGCCTCCATCCACGCCCTCAGCCTCCACATGCAGGACTTCGTCAAGATCCTGG gccTCAAGCAGCGGCGCGAGGTGGCCGGGAAAAGCGCCATCTTCAGCGGGGAGCACTTCGTCCTGGAGGAGACCGACTGGTACCTGCTCAACCTCTTCCGCCTCTGGTGGCACTATGGCATCAGCTTCCTGCGCCTGCAGATGTGGGTGGAGGAGGTGATGGAGAAGTTCATGAG GATCTACAAGTACCAGGCACACGGCTACGCCTTCtccagcctggaggagctgctgcgcTCGCTGGGGGGCGAGGCCTTTGTGAACATGACCCAGCGCTCGGTGGCCGAGTCCCTGCTGGAGGTCGGTGTCACCCAGCGCTTCGTGGACGATGTCATCGCCGCCGTGCTGCGCTCCAGCTACGGCCAGTCCGTGCTGGTGCCCGCCTTCGCAG GGGCCATGTCGCTGGCGGGAGCGCAGGGCAGCACCTGGGCGGTGGAAGGCGGGAATAAGCTGGTGTGTTCAGGTCTGCTGAAGCTGACCAAAGCCAATGTCATCTCTGCCAGGGTGACGGGcatctccctgcacagctcGG AGGGGAGAGCCCTGTACCAGGTCCACTACGAGAGCACCGAAGGCCAGGGCTCGGCTTTCTACGACCTGGTGGTGCTGACGACTCCGCTGCATCCCGGCAGGACCAACTTCACCTTCGACAACTTCCACCCCGCCATCGCCGACTTCCCCGGAGCCTTCCAGCCCTCCGTCACCTCGGTGGTGCACGGCTACCTCAACTCCTCCTACTTCGGCTTCCCGGACCCCAAGCTGTTCCCTTTCACCAGCATCCTCACCACCGACACCCCCGACCTCTTCTTCCACGCCATGGACAACATCTGCCCCGTCAACATCTCGGCGGCGTTCCGGCGCAAGCAGCCGCAGGAGGCGGCGGTGTGGCGCGTGCTGTCCCCGCAGCCGCTGGACAAGCCCCAGCTGAAGACCCTCTTCAGGTCCTACTACTCGGTGCAGGTGGCGGAGTGGCAGACGTACCCGCGCTACGACGCCGCCAAGGCGCTGCCGCCCATCGTGCTCCACGAGAGCCTCTTCTACCTCAGCGGCGTGGAGTGGGTGGCCAGCTCCATGGAGATGATGGCGGTGGCCGCCAAGAACGTGGCCCTGCTGGCTTACAACCGCTGGCATCAGGAGCTGGACAAGATCGACCAGAAGGACTTGATGCACAAGGTGAAGACGGAGCTGTGA
- the IL17B gene encoding interleukin-17B — MERAPNLLLLCIFTFAMVPVPEAKDQSKAAKGRRRGLARAPTAPPALAWAPADPYSSMAEYEHSIQDMVRQLRNGSEPGDTKCQVNLRLWRSNRRSLSPWAYRINHDATRIPADIPEARCLCTGCINPFTMQEDRSMASIPIYSRLPVRRLLCPRPGRTPSGKQCHKKYQMVMETIAVGCTCIF; from the exons ATGGAGAGGGCTCCAAACCTG ctgctcctctgcatcTTCACCTTCGCCATGGTCCCGGTTCCCGAAGCCAAGGACCAGAGCAAGGCAGCCaagggcaggagaagggggCTGGCACGGGCACCAACAGCCCCCCCTGCCCTGGCCTGGGCGCCCGCCGACCCTTACAGCAGCATGGCAGAGTACGAGCACAGCATCCAGGACATGGTGCGCCAGCTGAGGAACGGCTCCGAGCCGGGGGACACCAAGTGCCAGGTGAACCTGAGGCTCTGGAGGTCCAACCGCAGGAGCCTGTCCCCCTGGGCCTACAG GATAAACCACGATGCCACACGGATCCCAGCAGACATCCCTGAAGCGCGGTGCCTCTGCACCGGCTGCATCAACCCCTTCACCATGCAGGAGGACCGCAGCATGGCCAGCATCCCCATCTACAGCCGCCTGCCCGTGCGCCGCCTGCTCTGCCCGCGCCCGGGCCGCACGCCCTCGGGCAAGCAGTGCCACAAGAAGTACCAGATGGTGATGGAGACCATCGCTGTGGGCTGCACCTGCATCTTCTGA